TAAGTACTCCTTGGGCCACCTTTAAAGCCGATGCTTGAAAGCGTTCCTTTAAATCATTAGTTCCCAAAAATATAATGACTAAATCTAAAGGTTTATGAGTATGTAAACAGGTAAATAAGAATCTTTGGCCATTAAGGTATTTGCCTTGTAGAGGATCATCCCAGATGGTAGTGCGGGCATTTAAACCTTCTGCAATTACTTCATAGTTACTGCCCAGTTCTTTTTGCAAAATACTAGTCCAGCGTAAAGGGTAAGGATAACGTTTTTTTGTCTGTGGATTATAGCCCCAGGTATTGGAGTCACCATAGCAAAGAATAGTTTTCATTGTCTCGTCCTTTCTTAAAAATATTGGGTTATCTTTTCCAAGGGGATGCGTTTAGTAGGTTGTGGTTTTGTTTGGGGATAGCCGAGCGGAATTAGGGCTACTGGTCGGATTTCTGCAGATAAATGTAAAATT
This genomic window from Clostridia bacterium contains:
- a CDS encoding SGNH/GDSL hydrolase family protein, giving the protein MKTILCYGDSNTWGYNPQTKKRYPYPLRWTSILQKELGSNYEVIAEGLNARTTIWDDPLQGKYLNGQRFLFTCLHTHKPLDLVIIFLGTNDLKERFQASALKVAQGVLTLVEIVKTSQTGPEKTSPEILVIIPPPLQLTEHIKKFTHLCKIHEQAVQKSKAFSQTFQEVLKNQGHLFAAADFISTSKIDGVHLEAKAHALLGKKIAAFVKKRLFKI